Within the Nocardioides aurantiacus genome, the region TCGTGCGAGGCCTACCTGTGCTTCGACGAGGTCACCCACGGCCCGGTCGTGGTGAAGGTGCTGCGGCCGGACCGCGTGGGCGAGGCCCGCGCGGCCCGGTCGCTCGAGCGGGAGGCCGAGGCGCTGCGGACGGTCAACCACCCGGTGGTGGTGCGGCTGCTCCGCGACGGACGCGACGACCCCCGCCCGCACCTCGTGCTCGAGGCGGCCGACGGGCCGCGGCTGTCCTCCCTGCTGCGACGGCACGGACCGCTGCAGCCGGAGCAGTACCTCCCGCTGGGCATCGACCTGGCGTCGGCGGCGGCGTACCTGCGCCACGTCGGGCACGTCCACCTCGACGTCAAGCCCGGCAACGTGGTCATGGGCGCGCCCGCGCGCCTGATCGACCTCTCCGCCGCCCGGCCCGTGGCCGAGGCGGCGGCGCTGCTCGACGTGGTCGGCACGGACGCCTACCTGGCTCCCGAGCAGTGCCTGCCGGGCCAGGTGGGTGTGCCGGGGCCGGCGAGCGACGTGTGGGGGATCGGGGCGACGCTGTTCGAGGCCGCGGCGGGCTACCGGCCCTTCGACGAGGGCGACCCTGCGGCGTCCGCGCCGGAGGCGGTGTGGCCGCAGCTCGAGCAGGTGCCGTACGACGTGCCGCGTGCCGTCCCTGCGACGGTGGCAGACGCGCTGCTCGCCTGCCTGGCGAGGCG harbors:
- a CDS encoding serine/threonine-protein kinase, whose product is MTHEDSWDFEAGDQVTPELGVVERLGGGASCEAYLCFDEVTHGPVVVKVLRPDRVGEARAARSLEREAEALRTVNHPVVVRLLRDGRDDPRPHLVLEAADGPRLSSLLRRHGPLQPEQYLPLGIDLASAAAYLRHVGHVHLDVKPGNVVMGAPARLIDLSAARPVAEAAALLDVVGTDAYLAPEQCLPGQVGVPGPASDVWGIGATLFEAAAGYRPFDEGDPAASAPEAVWPQLEQVPYDVPRAVPATVADALLACLARRPEDRPTPAELSDALAPTYAALPKGRLAGFRVR